A stretch of Komagataella phaffii GS115 chromosome 2, complete sequence DNA encodes these proteins:
- a CDS encoding Elongation factor 2 (EF-2), also encoded by EFT1, whose protein sequence is MSDTSNDEVIKDILKKIERERNIAQGASNIRKKTNNAEIIQNCNTSIREAQQNIEYLEQTLSKLQLEQHNRAARGSNQGELTQQKVLKTSPPTFTFLDLLKYDCPSLGHRIHYMLQLLEFKLQVEKQYREANEKISRLYQVDGDRRSIAAAEGGKVESDMKIHLMKMALKNYHDVHVNIDEVARDTEVMNTFRKKPLSGTLSITINSIRDILHVSSIFSKKLETLVSIRIDDVEKARTKPTKNQRVNDSFQIHVEKGNELSLIVYDKVGDTLTPVAMIWFLLSDIVEEIRKKKVDRELNATGWMSASNLAGRPEQQQPQQLGSHPFDNQQGNLQSLQTHTSHSNGDTDPAQLSASAWFVLAPAGQILLTMGFNKTNDAGQKKEFMGGLGRHGAIRQRKEEVLEQHGHKFVPRQFYNIMMCAMCGDFLPYSGYQCEDCRFLCHKKCYQKVITKCISKSSIDVDPEETKLNHRIPHKFEPFSNHGTKWCCHCGYILPWSRKNVYKCSECGVVCHAQCTHLVPDFCGMSMEMASKILSTIKETTATRQQRQAMSMSSKSSGKSDTHISQKQLPPVPSAAQRLSQSDEAPKTKPIRRPPPPPPPVSNEQRVLPQREEPQVEPERTPNQAIAEAGYALEKQISSTSSSKETDHHHQHHHYHPQQQPQQQVKTVKTAVASDVSPTKVAVKKQEAARRSSERHHGRHRQKYGLDDFRFIAVLGKGNFGKVMLAESIHTGQLCAIKVLKKDFIIKNDEVASTKSEKRVFIIANRGKHPFLLNLHQCFQTENRIYFVMEYVSGGDLMWHAQQRTFSPSRAKFYAAEVLLALQYFHENGVVYRDLKLDNILLTADGHIKLADYGLCKEEMWYGSTTATFCGTPEFMAPEILKEQKYDKAVDWWAFGVLLYQMMLGKSPFKGEDEDEVFNSILTDEPRYPIQMDRESVDILQQLLTKDPYKRLGASEEDAEEIKRHPYFHGINWDDIMQCKVPPPLIPTIKDRHDVSNFDVEFTTEAPKLTPVNSVLSLSMQEQFRGFTYVNDDHT, encoded by the coding sequence ATGTCAGACACAAGCAATGATGAAGTAATCAAGGatatcttgaaaaagattgagaGAGAAAGGAACATTGCTCAGGGAGCCAGTAACATCAGGAAAAAGACAAACAATGCAGAGATCATACAGAATTGTAACACAAGTATACGGGAAGCCCAGCAGAACATCGAGTATCTGGAGCAAACTTTGAGTAAACTACAACTAGAGCAGCATAATAGGGCAGCAAGGGGCTCCAATCAGGGCGAATTGACTCAGCAGAAGGTTCTTAAGACTAGTCCACCAACGTTCACTTTTTTGGATCTGTTGAAGTACGATTGTCCCTCATTGGGCCACAGAATCCACTATATGCTGCAGCTTTTAGAGTTTAAGCTACAGGTCGAAAAACAGTACCGAGAGGCCAATGAAAAGATTAGTCGCctttatcaagttgatgGTGACAGGCGCAGCATTGCTGCCGCCGAAGGTGGGAAGGTCGAAAGTGACATGAAAATCcatttgatgaagatggctttgaagaattacCACGATGTTCACGTCAATATTGACGAAGTTGCTCGTGACACAGAAGTCATGAACACTTTCAGAAAGAAGCCGTTATCAGGAACACTATCCATCACTATCAACAGTATTCGGGATATTCTACATGTCAGTTCcatcttttccaagaaattaGAAACGTTGGTTTCTATCCGAATTGATGACGTTGAGAAGGCTAGAACTAAACCTACcaagaatcaaagagtgaatgattcttttcagattcaCGTGGAGAAAGGAAACGAATTGTCACTGATAGTCTATGACAAAGTCGGTGATACCCTTACCCCGGTAGCAATGATTTGGTTTCTGTTATCCgatattgttgaagaaataagaaagaaaaaagttgataGAGAATTGAATGCCACTGGTTGGATGAGTGCTTCAAACCTGGCAGGGAGACCAGAACAGCAACAGCCGCAGCAATTGGGTTCCCATCCTTTCGATAACCAACAGGGCAATTTGCAATCTTTGCAGACCCATACTTCCCACTCCAATGGTGATACTGATCCAGCTCAACTATCCGCATCCGCTTGGTTCGTACTAGCACCTGCCGGGCAGATTCTGCTTACTATGGGCTTTAATAAAACTAATGATGCTggacaaaagaaagaattcaTGGGTGGTTTGGGTCGTCATGGAGCTATTCGTCAGcgaaaagaagaagtgcTTGAACAGCATGGTCATAAGTTTGTTCCTAGACAGTTCTACAACATCATGATGTGTGCTATGTGTGGTGATTTCCTCCCATATTCTGGGTACCAATGTGAAGACTGTCGATTCCTTTGTCACAAAAAATGTTACCAGAAAGTAATTACCAAATGTATTTCAAAGTCGAGTATAGATGTTGATCCAGAGGAAACTAAACTCAATCATAGAATACCTCACAAGTTTGAACCGTTCTCAAATCATGGTACTAAATGGTGTTGTCATTGTGGGTACATTTTGCCTTGGTCTAGAAAGAATGTTTACAAATGTTCTGAATGTGGGGTGGTCTGTCACGCCCAATGCACCCATCTGGTTCCAGACTTTTGCGGTATGAGTATGGAGATGGCCAGTAAGATTTTGTCGACTATCAAGGAGACAACAGCTACAAGACAACAGAGACAAGCTATGTCCATGTCGTCTAAATCTAGTGGAAAGTCTGATACACATATCAGTCAAAAGCAGTTGCCTCCAGTGCCAAGTGCAGCTCAACGTTTGTCTCAATCTGATGAAGCGCCTAAAACCAAACCGATTAGGCGTCCACCACCACCTCCCCCTCCTGTTTCCAACGAACAGCGTGTGTTACCTCAAAGGGAGGAACCACAAGTGGAGCCCGAGCGGACTCCTAATCAAGCAATTGCAGAAGCTGGGTATGCCTTGGAGAAACAGATTTCAAGCacttcatcttccaaggaAACTGACCATCACCACCAGCATCATCATTACCACCCTCAACAGCAACCACAGCAGCAAGTCAAAACAGTCAAAACAGCAGTTGCATCAGATGTATCACCAACCAAGGTCGCCGTCAAAAAGCAAGAAGCTGCTAGGCGAAGTTCAGAACGACACCATGGTAGACATCGTCAAAAGTATGGCTTGGATGATTTTAGATTTATCGCAGTGCTCGGTAAAGGTAACTTTGGTAAAGTTATGCTGGCAGAGTCTATTCATACTGGGCAATTGTGTGCTATCAAGGTATTAAAGAAGGACTTTATTATCAAGAATGACGAAGTTGCCAGCACAAAGTCTGAGAAGCGGGTTTTCATCATTGCTAACAGAGGCAAGCACCCATTCTTGTtaaatcttcatcaatgtttCCAAACAGAGAACCGTATTTACTTTGTGATGGAGTATGTCAGTGGGGGTGATTTAATGTGGCATGCCCAACAAAGAACATTTTCTCCATCTAGAGCAAAGTTCTATGCAGCAGAAGTGTTGTTAGCATTACAATACTTTCACGAGAACGGAGTCGTCTACAGAGATTTAAAGCTCGACAACATTCTTCTGACCGCTGACGGGCATATCAAGTTGGCAGACTATGGACTTTGTAAAGAGGAAATGTGGTACGGATCTACAACGGCCACCTTCTGCGGTACACCTGAGTTTATGGCTcctgaaattttgaaagagcagAAATACGACAAGGCAGTAGATTGGTGGGCATTCGGGGTCCTCTTATACCAGATGATGCTTGGTAAATCTCCTTTCAAAGgtgaagacgaagatgaggTGTTCAACTCCATTCTTACCGACGAACCAAGATATCCTATCCAAATGGACAGGGAGTCCGTTGACATATTGCAGCAGCTACTTACAAAAGATCCTTACAAGAGATTAGGTGCCAGCGAAGAAGATGCTGAAGAGATAAAGAGACATCCATATTTCCACGGTATCAACTGGGATGACATAATGCAATGCAAGGTACCTCCTCCGTTGATTCCAACAATAAAGGATCGTCATGAtgtttcaaactttgaCGTAGAGTTTACCACTGAGGCGCCCAAACTAACACCGGTCAACTCGGTCTTGTCGCTCTCCATGCAAGAGCAATTCAGAGGGTTCACGTATGTGAACGATGATCACACTTAA
- a CDS encoding RNA polymerase II second largest subunit B150, part of central core has translation MSYDPYSIDDTITTEDCWTVISAFFEEKGLVSQQLDSFDEFMETSIQDLVWEEPRLILDQPAQHTNEKDNINKRYEIRFGKIYLSRPTMTEADGTTHAMFPQEARLRNLTYSSPVYLDMEKSMFTSIDDEGNPNATLDWQQVHEPIKDGVEEGNKVHIGKVPIMLRSKFCSLRTLDEVDLYKMKECPYDMGGYFVINGSEKVLIAQERSAANIVQVFKKAAPSPISHVAEIRSALEKGSRLISTMQIKLYGREDKGTGRTIKATLPYVKQDIPIVIVFRALGVVPDGEILQHICYDENDWQMLEMLKPCIEEGFVIQDKEVALDFIGRRGSAALGIRREKRIQYAKDILQKELLPHITQEEGFETRKTFFLGYMVNRLLLCALERKDQDDRDHFGKKRLDLAGPLLANLFRILFRKLTREIYRYMQRCIETDRDFNLNLAVKSTTITSGLKYSLATGNWGEQKKAMSSRAGVSQVLNRYTYSSTLSHLRRTNTPIGRDGKLAKPRQLHNTHWGLVCPAETPEGQACGLVKNLSLLSGISIGSPSEPIINFLEEWGMEPLEDYDPAQHTKSTRIFVNGVWTGIHRDPSMLVSTMRDLRRSGAISPEVSIIRDIREREFKIFTDVGRVYRPLFIVEDDESKDNKGELRITKEHIRKIQQGYDDDAMNDDSEEQEQDVYGWSSLVTSGVIEYVDGEEEETIMIAMTPEDLQTRSLEQKEIDLNDTAKRIKPEMSTSSHHTFTHCEIHPSMILGVAASIIPFPDHNQSPRNTYQSAMGKQAMGVFLTNYNVRMDTMANILYYPQKPLAKTQAMEYLKFRELPAGQNAIVAIACYSGYNQEDSMIMNQSSIDRGLFRSLFFRSYMDQEKRFGISIVEEFEKPTRATTLRLKHGTYEKLDEDGLIAPGVRVSGDDIIIGKTTPIPPDTEELGQRTKYHTKRDASTPLRSTENGIVDQVLLTTNQEGLKFVKVRMRTTKVPQIGDKFASRHGQKGTIGVTYRHEDMPFSAEGIVPDLIINPHAIPSRMTVAHLIECLLSKVGSIRGYEGDATPFTDLTVDAVSNLLRDNGYQSRGFEVMYNGHTGKKLMAQVFFGPTYYQRLRHMVDDKIHARARGPVQVLTRQPVEGRSRDGGLRFGEMERDCMIAHGAAGFLKERLMEASDAFRVHVCGICGLMSVIANLKKNQFECRSCKNKTNIYQLHIPYAAKLLFQELMAMNIAPRLYTERSGVSMRS, from the coding sequence ATGTCTTACGATCCATATTCCATTGATGATACAATCACAACCGAGGATTGCTGGACCGTGATCTCCGCTTTCTTCGAGGAGAAAGGTTTGGTCAGCCAACAGTTAGACTCGTTCGACGAGTTCATGGAAACTTCCATTCAAGATTTGGTCTGGGAAGAACCCCGCTTGATTTTGGATCAGCCTGCTCAACACACCAATGAAAAAGACAATATAAACAAGAGATATGAAATTCGTTTTGGGAAAATTTATCTGTCCAGACCTACCATGACAGAGGCTGATGGTACAACCCATGCCATGTTTCCTCAAGAAGCAAGGCTGCGTAACTTGACCTATTCATCACCTGTCTATTTGGACATGGAGAAGTCTATGTTCACCAGTATCGACGACGAAGGTAACCCAAACGCTACCCTGGACTGGCAACAAGTTCATGAACCTATAAAAGATGGTGTCGAAGAAGGTAACAAAGTGCATATTGGTAAGGTTCCTATAATGTTGCGTTCCAAATTCTGCTCACTTAGGACTTTGGACGAGGTTGACCTCTACAAAATGAAAGAATGTCCTTATGATATGGGAGGTTATTTTGTCATCAACGGTTCTGAAAAAGTGCTTATTGCTCAGGAACGTAGTGCCGCTAACATCGTTCAAGTATTCAAGAAAGCAGCTCCTTCACCAATATCTCACGTTGCAGAGATTAGATCGGCTTTAGAGAAAGGTTCTAGACTTATTAGTACCATGCAAATTAAATTATATGGTAGAGAAGATAAAGGAACAGGAAGAACCATCAAAGCTACATTGCCTTACGTTAAACAAGATATACCCATTGTTATTGTGTTCAGAGCTCTGGGTGTGGTTCCTGATGGTGAAATATTACAACACATTTGTTATGATGAGAATGATTGGCAAATGTTGGAAATGCTGAAACCATGTATCGAGGAAGGTTTCGTGATTCAAGACAAAGAAGTTGCATTGGActttattggaagaagaggtaGTGCTGCCTTGGGTATCAGAAGGGAAAAACGTATTCAGTATGCTAAAgacattcttcaaaaagaacttCTTCCTCATATCACCCAGGAAGAGGGATTTGAAACCAGAAAAACATTTTTCTTAGGTTATATGGTCAACAGACTTCTTCTGTGTGCCTTAGAAAGAAAGGACCAGGACGATCGTGACCACTTCGggaaaaagagattggaCTTAGCTGGCCCCTTGTTGGCCAATTTATTCAGAATTCTTTTTAGAAAACTTACGAGAGAGATATACCGGTACATGCAAAGATGTATCGAAACAGACCGAGACTTCAACTTGAACTTGGCTGTCAAATCAACTACTATTACCTCCGGTCTTAAGTACTCGTTGGCTACAGGTAATTGGGGagaacaaaagaaagctatGAGCTCGAGAGCTGGTGTctctcaagttttgaatcGTTATACTTACTCTTCTACTCTGTCCCATTTGCGAAGAACCAATACACCTATCGGCAGAGATGGTAAATTGGCAAAGCCTCGTCAACTGCACAACACACATTGGGGTTTGGTATGTCCTGCTGAGACACCAGAAGGACAAGCCTGTGGTTTGGTCAAGAACCTATCTTTGTTATCTGGTATTTCCATTGGTTCTCCATCTGAGCCTATTATCAACTTTTTAGAAGAATGGGGTATGGAGCCATTAGAAGACTATGATCCCGCCCAACATACCAAATCTACAAGAATCTTTGTTAACGGTGTCTGGACAGGTATTCACAGAGACCCATCCATGTTGGTTTCAACAATGAGAGATTTGCGTAGAAGTGGTGCTATTTCTCCTGAGGTGTCAATTATTAGAGATATTAGAGAAAGAGAGTTCAAAATTTTTACTGATGTTGGTAGAGTTTACAGACCCTTATTTATagttgaagatgatgagtCTAAAGACAACAAAGGTGAACTGAGAATTACCAAAGAACATATCCGAAAAATTCAACAAGGATATGACGACGATGCAATGAATGATGACAGTGAAGAGCAGGAACAGGATGTTTACGGATGGAGTTCTCTGGTCACATCGGGTGTCATCGAGTATGTTGATGgtgaggaagaagaaaccatcATGATTGCAATGACTCCAGAAGATTTGCAGACCCGTTCAttggaacaaaaagaaatcgATCTTAACGATACGGCAAAGAGAATCAAACCTGAGATGAGTACCAGTAGTCATCATACATTCACCCACTGTGAAATTCATCCTTCGATGATCTTAGGTGTGGCCGCTTCTATCATTCCATTCCCCGATCATAATCAATCTCCACGTAACACATATCAATCTGCGATGGGTAAGCAAGCTATGGGTGTATTCTTAACGAACTATAATGTTCGTATGGATACGATGGCTAATATTCTGTACTACCCTCAAAAACCTCTTGCAAAAACTCAGGCCATGGAATACCTAAAATTCAGGGAGCTACCGGCCGGACAAAATGCGATTGTGGCTATTGCTTGTTATTCTGGATATAACCAGGAAGATTCCATGATTATGAATCAATCCTCAATTGACAGAGGATTATTCAGATCTTTGTTTTTTAGATCCTATATGgatcaagaaaagagatttGGTATTTCTATTGTCGAGGAGTTTGAGAAACCAACGAGGGCAACAACTCTAAGACTCAAACACGGTACCTATGAGaaactggatgaagatgGTTTGATTGCCCCAGGTGTAAGAGTGTCAGGTGATGATATCATTATTGGAAAGACCACGCCTATTCCACCTGACACGGAAGAACTTGGTCAGAGGACGAAGTACCACACCAAGCGTGACGCCTCTACTCCGCTGAGAAGTACCGAGAATGGTATCGTTGACCAAGTTTTACTTACAACCAACCAAGAAGGTCTAAAGTTTGTGAAAGTTAGAATGAGAACCACAAAGGTTCCACAAATTGGTGATAAGTTTGCCTCCCGTCACGGTCAGAAGGGTACCATTGGTGTTACTTATAGGCACGAAGATATGCCATTCAGTGCAGAGGGTATCGTTCCCGATTTGATTATTAACCCACATGCTATTCCTTCTCGTATGACGGTTGCGCACTTAATTGAGTGTTTGCTGAGTAAGGTTGGTTCTATTAGAGGTTATGAAGGTGACGCTACACCATTTACAGATTTAACAGTGGATGCGGTTTCCAACCTTCTGAGGGATAATGGGTATCAATCTAGAGGATTTGAAGTAATGTACAATGGACACACTGGTAAAAAATTAATGGCCCAGGTATTCTTTGGACCAACATATTACCAGAGACTGAGACATATGGTGGATGATAAGATTCATGCCAGAGCCAGAGGACCTGTACAAGTCTTGACCAGACAACCTGTAGAAGGTAGATCCCGTGATGGTGGTCTTCGTTTCGGAGAGATGGAAAGAGACTGTATGATTGCTCACGGTGCCGCTGGtttcttgaaggaaagaTTAATGGAAGCATCTGATGCTTTCCGAGTACATGTGTGTGGAATTTGTGGTTTGATGTCAGTGATTGCCAACCTAAAGAAAAACCAGTTTGAGTGTCGATCATGTAAGAACAAGACGAACATCTACCAATTACACATTCCATATGCTGCAAAGCTTTTATTCCAGGAACTGATGGCTATGAACATTGCTCCGAGGTTGTATACCGAGAGATCTGGGGTTAGCATGCGATCTTGA
- a CDS encoding mitochondrial 54S ribosomal protein YmL41, which translates to MSAPRGLATVSPLSRKWYDLSQKAIEQGKPHFRLGQKKIYFPSARVILLRPNAKHTPYQAKFVVPKSFNKLDLRDYLYHIYGLRAFNITTQLLHGKFTRSLPMPFRARRRSPQIKKMTIDMQDPFVWPEPQNSYLQDELDLSEESKQYFQDRTSPGADKNKRSLAFGGIIDPEPAAENFVPKKLSRQMKNKKQKALEQEKRQSQEELIRQYISL; encoded by the coding sequence ATGAGCGCCCCAAGAGGTTTAGCCACTGTATCTCCTTTGAGTAGGAAATGGTATGATCTCAGTCAGAAAGCTATTGAGCAAGGGAAACCACATTTCAGATTAGgccaaaaaaaaatctatTTCCCTTCAGCCAGAGTCATTCTCCTTAGACCAAATGCCAAACACACACCATACCAGGCCAAATTTGTAGTGCCCAAGtccttcaacaaattggaTCTAAGAGATTACCTGTATCATATCTATGGTTTGAGAGCATTCAATATAACAACTCAATTACTGCATGGAAAGTTTACCAGGTCGTTACCTATGCCCTTTAGGGCTCGTCGTCGTTCACCACAAATTAAGAAGATGACCATCGATATGCAGGACCCTTTCGTTTGGCCAGAGCCTCAGAATTCATACCTACAAGATGAGCTTGATCTGAGCGAAGAAAGTAAGCAATATTTCCAAGATAGGACCAGTCCTGGTGCCGACAAGAACAAGAGGTCTCTTGCGTTTGGAGGAATCATTGATCCAGAACCTGCAGCGGAGAATTTTGTGCCCAAAAAACTCAGTAGACAGATGAAAAACAAGAAGCAGAAGGCTTTGGAACAGGAAAAAAGACAGAGCCAAGAGGAACTGATTAGACAGTACATCAGTTTGTAA
- a CDS encoding Proline permease, required for high-affinity transport of proline, producing the protein MPFQNIKNKMFDKKTSTTVSVHEEEALESGNSSINNSGVQQLSYDGTDYKPSEAPEVDEDDINNVHRGMKSRHILLIGIGGCIGTGLFVGTGANLAKTGPAPLLMSYLLMSFAIWSVMNNLSEMATYLPLKGVSISGFVSRYADDSLGFACGYNLFYTFAIMVATEVTAVGLIIEYWNDDIHIAIFMTVFLAAIVILNFLPNKYFGEMEFWFALIKVLCILGLIVTGIVIFFGGAPSRDRIGFRYWKNPGAFAERITPGAGGRFLDVWTALILSGFSFILGPELIITAAAEAKRPRYNIPKVANSFIWRIMFFYIAGSLVVGCTVPYNHPRLLSGGSNASASPYVIAIQSAGIKVLPDIINACILTSAWSAGNAYMFSGSRMLLQLAKVGQAPQIFNRVNKYGVPWTCMILVSAISCLAYLNVSAGSAKVFTWLSNLCTISGFISWLCSSVAFLRWRKAMILQGRWDSRPYKTALQPYATYYALFLLGMVVLTNGYDVFIKGRWDTATFIAAYVTIPPFVILWLGHKFFFNKHKRLLRPVSEIDLVTGLQAVEAEAEKDFFEIEQERATSTAFNNPFLRAFHYILY; encoded by the coding sequence ATGCCTTTTCAGAACATAAAGAACAAGATGTTTGATAAGAAGACTAGTACTACAGTATCAGTGcatgaagaagaagctcTAGAAAGCGGAAACTCCTCTATTAACAACAGTGGTGTCCAGCAACTCTCTTACGATGGAACCGATTATAAGCCAAGTGAAGCTCCGGAAGTGGACGAGGATGATATCAACAATGTTCATCGTGGTATGAAATCAAGACACATCTTACTGATTGGTATCGGAGGGTGTATTGGTACCGGTCTTTTCGTTGGTACTGGTGCCAACTTGGCTAAAACTGGTCCAGCTCCACTTCTGATGTCTTATTTGCTGATGTCCTTTGCTATTTGGTCTGTCATGAACAACCTGAGTGAAATGGCCACCTATCTTCCACTCAAAGGTGTTTCCATCTCTGGTTTTGTCTCACGTTATGCTGACGATTCCCTTGGATTCGCTTGTGGTTATAACTTGTTTTACACTTTTGCTATCATGGTTGCCACTGAAGTGACGGCTGTTGGTCTGATCATTGAGTATTGGAATGACGATATTCATATTGCCATCTTTATGACCGTTTTCCTCGCAGCCATTgtcattttgaatttcctcCCCAACAAAtattttggagaaatggAGTTCTGGTTCGCcttgatcaaagttttgtGTATTTTGGGTTTGATTGTTACCGGTattgtcatcttctttggaggtGCTCCCTCTCGTGACAGAATTGGGTTTAGATACTGGAAAAACCCTGGTGCTTTTGCTGAAAGAATCACCCCAGGTGCTGGTGGAAGATTCTTAGACGTTTGGACTGCCCTTATTTTGTCTGGTTTCTCCTTTATCTTGGGTCCTGAACTGATTATCACTGCTGCTGCCGAAGCCAAGAGACCTCGTTACAATATCCCCAAGGTTGCAAACTCTTTCATCTGGCGTATTATGTTCTTCTACATTGCAGGTTCCTTAGTCGTTGGGTGCACAGTTCCTTACAACCATCCAAGGCTACTGAGTGGAGGCTCCAATGCTAGTGCAAGTCCTTACGTTATTGCTATTCAAAGTGCTGGTATCAAGGTACTTCCTGACATAATCAACGCCTGTATTTTGACCTCTGCTTGGTCTGCTGGTAATGCTTACATGTTCAGTGGTTCCAGAATGTTGCTTCAGTTGGCCAAGGTTGGACAGGCTCCACAGATCTTTAACAGAGTCAACAAATACGGTGTCCCATGGACGTGTATGATCTTGGTTTCTGCTATTAGCTGTCTCGCTTACTTGAACGTCTCTGCTGGTTCTGCTAAGGTCTTTACTTGGTTATCAAATCTGTGTACCATCTCCGGTTTCATCTCCTGGTTGTGTTCATCCGTTGCTTTCCTCAGATGGAGAAAAGCTATGATCCTTCAAGGACGTTGGGACTCAAGACCTTATAAAACCGCTCTTCAACCATATGCTACTTATTATGCATTGTTTTTGTTAGGAATGGTTGTTTTAACGAACGGTTATGATGTGTTCATCAAGGGTCGTTGGGACACGGCCACATTTATTGCTGCTTATGTTACTATCCCACCATTCGTGATTTTATGGTTAGGCcacaagttctttttcaataagCATAAGAGGCTTCTTCGTCCGGTCAGTGAGATTGATCTAGTAACTGGTTTACAAGCAGTTGAAGCCGAAGCTGAGAAGGACTTCTTTGAGATTGAGCAAGAGAGAGCTACTTCTACGGCATTCAACAACCCGTTCCTTAGGGCTTTCCACTACATCCTTTATTAA